Part of the Deinococcus radiopugnans ATCC 19172 genome is shown below.
CGACGGCGGGCTGTACCGCAGCGTGGGCAGCGCGCGGCTGGACTTCCGCTTTCTGGACCTGCTGCGCCCGCTGGACGAACTGGCCGCCGAGCTGAGCGCCGATCAACCCACGTTGCTGATCGGCCCGCCCAGCGTGCTGCGTGCGCTACTGGACGCCGGGGCCACGGCGCAGCCAGAAAGGGTGGTCAGCGTGGCCGAGGTGCTGGAGGACGATGACCGGGCGGCGCTGGAACGCGGCTTCGGCCCGGTGGTGCAGGTCTATCAGGCCACCGAGGGGCTGCTGGGCTTGCCCTGCCCGCACGGCCACCTGCATCTGAACGAGGCGCATGTCCACTTCGATTTCGAGGCGGTGGGGGACGGCTACCTGCGCCCGGTCCTGACCGACCTGCGCCGCGCCACCCAGCCGATGGTCCGCCACCGCCTGGATGACCTGCTGCTGCTTTCGGACGGCTGTTCGTGCGGCCTGGCGGCCCGCCGGGTGCTGCGCGTGGCCGGGCGGCAGGACGACGCGCTGAACCTGCCGGGGGGCGCGGGGCGGGTCACGGTCTGGCCCGACTTCCTGCGCGGGGCGATGAACCGCGTGCCCGGCCTGCGCGAGTACCGGGTGGAGCAGACCGGGGCGGCGGACCTGAGCGTGATGCTGCACCCCCTGACCCCTGAGACTCGGCCGGAGGCGTGTGTCCAGGTGCGCCGGGCGCTGGAGCGCAGCGGGGCAGACGCCACGCAGGTGCGGGTCATCGCCGGGCCGCTGGCCCCCACGCCGCCGGGGGTCAAACGCCGCCGGGTCCAACGGCTCTGGAAGGGAGGAGTGCCATGAATCAGCCGCTTGGTCTGCACGTTCGGTCCACCGCCCAGGCCCTGCCCGCCCGCGTCGTGCCCACCGCCGAGGCCGCCGCGCTGTGCGGCGTGGCGCCGGAGGTGGCCGTCAAGCGCACCGGGGTCCACGAGCGCCGCTGGCTGTCCGGCGACGAAACGGCCCTGACCTTGGGCGCCCAGGCCGCGCGCGAGGCCGTAGCGGCGGCGGGGCTGGACCTCGCCCAGATCGATACCCTGCTGAACGCCAGCGGCAGCCAGTTGCAGCCCATTCCCGACGGCGCGGCGCTGCTGGCCCGCGAGCTAGGCCTGCGCGGCGCGGCCACCTACAGCCTGCACGGCACCTGCCTGAGCTTTCTGCTGGCGCTGAACCACGCCGCCCTGCTGATCGGCGCGGGGCAGGCGCGGCACGTGCTGATCATCAGCAGCGAGGCGGGCAGCCCCGGCCTCAATGTCAGGCAGCCGGAAAGCGCGCTGCTGATCGGGGACGGCGCGGCGGCGGTGGTCGTCGGCCCCGCTGAACGGGAGGGGCAGGGCGTCCACGCCATGCGCGTCGCCACCTACCCGGAAGGCGCGGACCACACCCGTATTCGCGGCGGCGGCTCGCTGCTGACCCCCCGTCACCCGGACGCCGTGCCGGACGACTTTACCTTCGACATGCACGGCCTGTCGGTGCTGAGGCTGGCCTCGCAGGTGGTGCCCGACTTTCTGGAAGGGCTGCGCCCCGGCCTCAGCACCGGCCTGCCGGGCATTGACCGCGTCGTTCCCCATCAGGCCAGCGCGGCGGGCCTGGACCTGATGCGCCGCTATGGCTGGCCCGCCGAGCGCACCGAGGTGACGCTGACCCACCTGGGCAACGTGATCGCCGCCAGTCTGCCGCTGACGCTGCATCAGGCGCGGTCATCCGGGCGGGTGAAGGCGGGCGACACGCTGCTGCTCGTCGGCACCGGGGCGGGACTGATCGCGGGCGGCATGATCCTGCGGCTGTAGCCCGCCGTCCCTGCACCAGACAGCCTGCCCGCCCCTGCCCCTGCCCGGCGCTAGCCTGGGCCGCATGAGTCCCGACGGCCTGCCCGAAGCGTTCGATGTCCTGGTTCACCCGGCCCGTGGCCTGAGTGGCGAGCTGCGCGCCCAGCCCAGCAAGAACTACACCACCCGCTACCTGCTGGCGGCGGCGCTGGCCGGGGGCGAGACCCGCGTGGTGGGCGTCGCCACCAGCGAGGACGCCGGGGCCATGCTGCGCTGCCTGGAAGCCTGGGGCGCGGGCGTGAGTCTGGTGGGGGAGGACGCGGTGATCCGGGGTTTTGGCGCGTCCCCCCGTGCGGGCGTGACCCTGAACCCCGGCAACGCGGGCGCGGTGGCGCGCTTTCTGATGGGCGTGGCGGCGCTGACCACAGACACCACCCTCATCACCGATTACCCAGATTCGTTGGGCAAACGGCCTCAGGCGGACCTGCTGGAGGCCCTGGAACGCCTGGGCGCCCGCGTGAACAGCCACGGTGGACGCCTGCCCGTGACCATCAGTGGGCCGGTTCAGGGCGGCATGGTGGAGGTCAGTGCCGAGCGGTCCAGCCAGTACGCCAGCGCCCTGATCTTCCTGGGGCCGTTGCTGCCCCGTGGTCTGGACCTGCGCCTGACCGGGCAGATCAAGAGCCACGCCCCGCTGCGCCAGACCCTGGACACACTGGGCGCCTTTGGCGTGAGTTACAGCGCCAGCGAGGACCTCAGCCGCGTTTCCATTCCTGGCGGGCAGACGTACCGGGCCGGACGTGTCGCTGTCCCTGGCGACTACCCCGGCTCGGCGGCGATTCTGGCAGCGGCGGCCTTGCTGCTCGGCGAGGTCCGCCTGGACAACCTGCGAGAACACGATCTTCAGGGCGAGCGCGAGGCGGTGGCCGTGCTGCGCGACATGGGCGCAGACATCGTGCGGGAGGGGGACACACTGATCGTGCATGGGGGCCAGCCGCTCTGCGCCGTGACCCGCGACGGGGACGGCTTTACCGACGCGGTGCAGGCCCTGACGGCCGCCGCCGCCCTGGCGCAGGGCACCACCACCTGGGAAAACGTGTCCACGCTGCGGCTCAAGGAGTGTGACCGTATCAGCGACACCCGGCGCGAATTGCAGCGGCTGGGGATCGGCGCAGAAGAGACGGCGGACAGCCTGAGCGTCACCGGAGCCGCCCGCATTGCCGGGGGCGTCACCGCCGACGGGCACGGCGATCACCGCATGATCATGCTGCTGACCCTGCTGGGGTTGAAAGCCGACGCGCCCATCCGCATCACCGGCGCGCACCACATTCGCAAGAGTTACCCGCTGTTCTTTCGCCACCTCGAAACGCTGGGGGCACGGTTCGACTACCTGCCCACCGACACGCCTTAACGCGGGCGGCACGGGGCCCTGCCCACCCTTAAGCTGCCTGACCCCGCGCCCTCATGACCGGATGCTGGACTGTCAGGATGAAGAGACTGCTGCTGATCGGCACCCTGGCCCTGGCCTGCGCGGGTTGCGCCCAGACGGGCGGGGACGCGGCGAAGCCACCGCTCGAAACCTCTGGCCTGACCGTTCCGGCGGGCTTCAAGGTCACGCCTTTCGCCGAGGGCTTCCAGAAACCGCGCATGATGGTGGTGGCCGACAATGGCGACGTGCTGCTCAGCGACACCTCGGCGGGCAAGGTCTACGTGCTGCCGGACCGCGACAAGAATGGGGAGGCCGACGGCAAGGAACTGTTCGCCAGTGGCCTGAACCAGCCGCACGGCCTCGCCATCCACGGCGGTTACCTGTACGTTGCCAACACCGACAGTGTGGTGCGCTTCCCGTTCAAGGCGGGTGACCTGAAAGCGACTGGGGCGGCGGAAAAACTCGTCGATCTGCCCAGTGGCGGCGGCCACTCCACCCGCACCGTCGAGTTCGGTCCGGACGGGAAAATGTATGTGTCTGCCGGAAGCTCGTGCAACGTCTGCGAGGAGAGTGATCCGAAGCGCGCCGCCATCTGGGTGTACGATGCCGACGGCAAAAACGGCAAGCAGTACGCCAGCGGCCTGCGCAACGCTGTGGGCATCGAGTGGTTTGACGGTCAGCTGTATTCCACCAACAACGGACGCGACCAGCTGGGGGACGACATTCCGCCGGAGGGCTTCTACAAGGTGAACAGCGGGGATTTCTTCGGCTGGCCGTATTGCTACACCACCAAGGCCGGGGAACCCCAGGTCTGGGACAAGGACTTCGGCAAGAAGAGCGCCTCCGTGTGCCAGGACGCCACCCCCGCCTTCGCCCTGACCACCGCGCACTCCGCGCCGCTGGGGCTGGCCTTTTACACCGGCAAGACCTTTCCGCAGAACTACGCCGGTCAGATGTTCGTGGCGCTGCACGGCAGTTGGAACCGCAGCGAGAAGAGCGGCTACAAGGTCATCACCGTCGATCCCAAATCCGGCAAGGTGGCCGACTTCCTGACCGGTTTTCTAAAAAACGACAAGGCCAGCGGGCGCCCGGTGGATCCGGTGGTGGCCGCTGACGGCGCGATGCTGCTGAGCGACGACGGCGCGGGCAAGGTCTGGCGCATCCAGTACGTGGGCCAGTAGTCGGTCAGTCTGCCCGAATCCGCCCCAGCAGGGTTCTGAGGGTCTGACGCTCCCCGGCACTCAGGCCCGCCAGAAGGCGTTCCTCGTGGGTCAGATGTTGGGGCAACAGGGCGTCTACCACTTCGCGCCCCGCTGCCGTCAGGCGGGCGCGGATGGCCCGGCGGTCTGCCGCGTCGGGCAGGCGGTCCAGAAGGCCCCGAACGTTCAGGGCGTCCACCCGTTTGGTCACGGCGGGCGGCGTGACGGCCATCAGGGCGGCCAGCTCACCCAGCGTCAGGCCCTCGGGCGGGGCCGAGCGGCGCAGGGTGGCCAGCACGTCGAAAGCCGCGGGGCTCAGGCCATGCCCGGCAAAAAAAGCCTCCAGCTCGGCCTGAAGCAGGCCGGAGGTCCGCTGCACGGCGATCACGGTCAGCATCGGCTCCGGATTCAGATCGGGCCGGGCCGTGCGCCAGTCGCGTTCGATGCGTGTCAGCAGCGCGGCGGTGGGGGCGTTTTTCATCCTCGCCCCCGTTCCCGGTCCGCGGCCAGCAGGCCCACCGCGCCCAGCAGCAGCGCCGCGCTCAGCAGGCCCGTCGCGGTGGGCGCCTGCGCGGTCTGTCCCAGCCAGCCCAGGCCGGTGATGACGGCGGCCCCCAGCACCTGCCCCAGCGTGACCGCCACCGTGCTGGCCCCGGCCCCCAGCCGCGCGCCCACCGTCAGGGTCAGGCTGACGTAGGTGACGCCCAGCAGGCCGCCCGTCAGGGTCCACAGTGCTGGCCAGGCCGTGGGCCGCGCACCGTCCAGCCCCAGCGCCCAGAGCGAGAACAGCAGCCCTGCCCCCACCCCGAAGTTGACCAGTGTGGCGGCCAGCGGCGACGCCAGGACGGCGGCCAGCCGCAGGTTGAAGGCCAGTCCCGCCGACAGGCCAATACCCGCGCCCACCGTGGACAGCAGGGCCGCCAGACTCATGCCGGTCCTCCCGGCTGCAGTCCCCACAGCCGCAGTGCCAGCGCCGAGAGCACCAGCAGCGCGGCCAGGCTGCGCGCCCGGTTCAGGCGTCGGCGCGGCAGACCCAGCGCCCCGAAGTGGTCCAGCGCCAGTGCGGTCAGGACCTGCGCGGCAATCACCAGGCTGGTGGCCAGGGCCGCCCCCAGCAGCCGGGTCAGCACCACGCTGCCCACCACGTAGGCGCTGCCGACGACGCCGCCCAGCCACACCCAGCGCGGGGCCGCCCCCGCCGCGGTCCACGCACCCGGCACCCGCAGCCCGGCCAGCACAAGGCCCAGCGTCACGGCTCCCACCAGATAGGACAGGGCCGCCGTCAGCGTCACCGACTTCAATTCACCCGCCAGTGCGCTGTTCACGGCAAACTGCATCGGCAACAAAGTTCCTGCCGCCACCGCCAGCAGCAGAAAGGGGGCACGTCTGGGTTCAAGGGTCATCGGCAGATACTACACCCAGAAATAGTTTACTGGTGAAGTGAGTAAGGTTGCTGGTTTTGGTTAGAGATGGTTGCCTCGCTCTGTGCGGTGATCGGATCGGCAGCGCGGAAACGGGTTCACGGGGCTTCCCCAGCCTTTACGCCTTTTGCCGGATGCAACCCCTCACGTCGATGGTGCGTAATAGGAGATATGACCGATGGCAAGCCCGGCCCGCTGACCCCGCCCGAATCCTCCCTGAGCGCGCCGGAGGCCGTCAAGAACGTGGCCCCAGTGGACGCTCCCGAAATGGTGCCGCTCTCGCCCGAGGACCGCGCGCGCCTGGACGGCATGGCCCGTGCGTTCGCGGTGGACGTGCTGAACGCCGGGGCACACACCCCCGAGTTCAAGCGCAAACTGGACGCCGTGCATGATCTGGGCCTGCCTGAACAGCGTGCGGCGGCGCAGACCAGCAACCGCATGCTGGACCGCCCCCTGCGCGCCACCCGCAGCGGCGCCCTGGCCGAGGGCAGCGAGATCCTGAACAGCCTGACGGACCTGCGCCGCACGGTGGAAGACCTGGACCCCAGCCGCGCCCCTACGCCCCGGCGCCTGTTCGGCATCCTGCCGGGGGCCAGGAAGGTGCAGAACGCGATGGACAAGTACCAGAGCGCCCAGTCGCACCTGAACGGCATCCTCGAATCGCTGTACCGCGGTCAGGACGAACTGCGGCGCGACAACGCCACCATCGAGACCGAGAAGCTGCACCTGTGGGAGACCATGCAGAAGCTGCGGCAGTACGCCCATGTCGGCAAGGCGGTGGACACGGCCCTGACCGAGCGCCTGTCCGAACTGGCCCAGACCGATCCCGAAAAGGCCCGCATGGTCAGCGAGGAACTGCTGTTCGCGGTGCGCCAGCGCGTCACGGACCTGCTCACGCAACTGGCGGTCAGCATTCAGGGCTACCTGGCCCTCGATCTGGTGCGGCGCAACAACCTGGAGCTGATCAAGGGGGTGGACCGCGCCACCACCACCACCGTCAGCGCCCTCAAGACCGCGCTGATGGTCTCGCAGGCGCTGGGCACGCAGGGCGCCGTTCTCGGGCAGATCACCGCCATCAACGACACCACCGGCAAGATGATCGGCTCCACCGCCAGCCTCCTGAAGCAGCAGTCCACCGAGATTCAGCGGCAGGCGGGCAGCGCCACGGTGGACCCGCAGATTATCCAGGGGGCCTTCCGCGACGTGTACGGCGCGCTGGACGCCATCAGCGCCTACCGCCAGCAGGCGCTGGAGCGCTTCACCGAGACCATGCAGGTGCTGGACAAGGAGGTGGCCCAGGCCCAGACCTATCTGGACCGCGAACGCCAGCAGGTGGCCCGCGAGGTGGCCCAGGACCTGAACGTGACCAGAGAGGGTGAGTTGAAGCTCTGAACGCCCGTTTGAAGCTGCTGGGAGGGTTGGCCGCGAGGCTGGACACTCAGCCGGCCCACCCCGTTCTGCGTGTCGCCGTGGATGGGGTGGATGGTGCGGGCAAGTCCACGTTCGCCGACGAGCTGGCCGCCTCCCTGCGCGAACTGGGCCGCGAGGTCATCCGCGTCAGCGCCGACGACTTTCATCACCCCCGCGCCATGCGCTACCGGCTGGGTCGGGATTCGCCCGCAGGCTTCTACCGCGACTCCTACGACCATGCGGGGCTGAGGCGGACGCTGTTGGACCCGCTGGGGCCGGGCGGCTCACTGCGGTACCGCACGGCAATCTTGGATGTGATCTCGGATCAGCCGCTCTTTGAACCGGAACAGATCGCCCGGCCCGGCAGCCTCCTGATCGTGGACGGGCTGTTCCTGCACCGTCCCGAATTGCGTGGCCTGTGGGATGATTCTATCTTTCTGCGCGTCGATTTTGCCGTCTCGGTGCCACGCGGCGCGGCGCGCGGCCCCGGCTTCGGCTCACCCGATCCGGAGGCCGAGAGCAATCGCCGCTACATCGGCGGGAATCGGCTGTATTTCCGCGAGACTCAGCCGGAAAAGTGGGCGGGAGTGGTGGTGGACAACAACGATCTGAAGGCCCCGTTTATCGTCTGCGATGCAGCCGGAAGCTGAGGCGCGCTCCGTCCTGGGGCCATCGGCACGGTTGCTGTCGGTGGGAGCGACCTGCGAGGTTTATACGGCTGTCGGGCGGGTGCTGCGGCTGGCGCGGAGTCCGGAAGCGCGGCTTCACGCTCAGGCGGGAGTCATGCGGGCGCTGTCTGCCACTGGCGTGCCGGTGCCGGAAGTGCTGGACGTCGGCTGGCTGCCGTCTGGCCGGGCTTTCACTCTGGAAACCCTGGTGACTGGCGATGACGCGGGACCATCGGCGGCAGGCTGGGCGGACCTCGGCCGCGCTTTGGGCGTGCTGCACGCTCTGCCTCATGCTGGATTTGGTCTTCTGGAAGATCGGGCGGTGGGGTTTCAGGGCGCGGCCTCTACGTCAGTCGATGGCCTGCGCACCCGTCTGCAGGGGTGGCCGTTGAACGGGGGCGAACTGTTTGCCCAACCGCTGCTGCGGCACGCGCCGGACCTCGCCACGCCGCTGCGGGCGCTGGAGGCCGAGCTGTGGCGGGTGGCTGGAACACCTGCCACCCTCCCTTCCGCCCTGTGCCACACCGATCTGCACGCCGGACAGATTCGCTGGCAGGCCGGGCGATTGAGGGCGTTGCTGGATTTCGGGGACGCCGCCGTCGGCCCGCCTGCGTGGGATGTGGCCAGCGTGGCCTATTTTCACGGCTGGAGCGCGGCGGCGCGCGTGGCCGAGGCGGCGGCGCTGGCGTGTGACCGCGACGCGGCCCTGTTCGGCCTGCTGCTGGCCCTTCACCGGGCGGGCCGCGCTGCCGAACAGGGCGGCCCGGCGCGGCTGGACGAGGCTGTCGCCTTCGCGCGGGGCTGCGTGCGCCGCCTGGCGTAAACGCCTGATCCCGCTCCCTTGACCCTGCGCCTGAAACGGGCTAGGCTGGCCCATGAACTTACCTACCGGTAAGTCAATACTCGAGCATCCTCCAAGGAGTTCACCATCATGGACGAAATCATCATCCAACCGGCCCTCCACAACGCCATCGGCGGCCTTGTCGTGCTGGCCGCCATCCTCACCGTCGGCCTCAACTGGCGCGGCCTCGCCACCCTCAAGACCTCGGTGGGCACCGCTTCGGGCAGCC
Proteins encoded:
- a CDS encoding DMT family transporter — its product is MTLEPRRAPFLLLAVAAGTLLPMQFAVNSALAGELKSVTLTAALSYLVGAVTLGLVLAGLRVPGAWTAAGAAPRWVWLGGVVGSAYVVGSVVLTRLLGAALATSLVIAAQVLTALALDHFGALGLPRRRLNRARSLAALLVLSALALRLWGLQPGGPA
- a CDS encoding toxic anion resistance protein, which translates into the protein MTDGKPGPLTPPESSLSAPEAVKNVAPVDAPEMVPLSPEDRARLDGMARAFAVDVLNAGAHTPEFKRKLDAVHDLGLPEQRAAAQTSNRMLDRPLRATRSGALAEGSEILNSLTDLRRTVEDLDPSRAPTPRRLFGILPGARKVQNAMDKYQSAQSHLNGILESLYRGQDELRRDNATIETEKLHLWETMQKLRQYAHVGKAVDTALTERLSELAQTDPEKARMVSEELLFAVRQRVTDLLTQLAVSIQGYLALDLVRRNNLELIKGVDRATTTTVSALKTALMVSQALGTQGAVLGQITAINDTTGKMIGSTASLLKQQSTEIQRQAGSATVDPQIIQGAFRDVYGALDAISAYRQQALERFTETMQVLDKEVAQAQTYLDRERQQVAREVAQDLNVTREGELKL
- a CDS encoding DMT family transporter, whose product is MSLAALLSTVGAGIGLSAGLAFNLRLAAVLASPLAATLVNFGVGAGLLFSLWALGLDGARPTAWPALWTLTGGLLGVTYVSLTLTVGARLGAGASTVAVTLGQVLGAAVITGLGWLGQTAQAPTATGLLSAALLLGAVGLLAADRERGRG
- a CDS encoding phosphotransferase family protein, with amino-acid sequence MQPEAEARSVLGPSARLLSVGATCEVYTAVGRVLRLARSPEARLHAQAGVMRALSATGVPVPEVLDVGWLPSGRAFTLETLVTGDDAGPSAAGWADLGRALGVLHALPHAGFGLLEDRAVGFQGAASTSVDGLRTRLQGWPLNGGELFAQPLLRHAPDLATPLRALEAELWRVAGTPATLPSALCHTDLHAGQIRWQAGRLRALLDFGDAAVGPPAWDVASVAYFHGWSAAARVAEAAALACDRDAALFGLLLALHRAGRAAEQGGPARLDEAVAFARGCVRRLA
- a CDS encoding PQQ-dependent sugar dehydrogenase — its product is MKRLLLIGTLALACAGCAQTGGDAAKPPLETSGLTVPAGFKVTPFAEGFQKPRMMVVADNGDVLLSDTSAGKVYVLPDRDKNGEADGKELFASGLNQPHGLAIHGGYLYVANTDSVVRFPFKAGDLKATGAAEKLVDLPSGGGHSTRTVEFGPDGKMYVSAGSSCNVCEESDPKRAAIWVYDADGKNGKQYASGLRNAVGIEWFDGQLYSTNNGRDQLGDDIPPEGFYKVNSGDFFGWPYCYTTKAGEPQVWDKDFGKKSASVCQDATPAFALTTAHSAPLGLAFYTGKTFPQNYAGQMFVALHGSWNRSEKSGYKVITVDPKSGKVADFLTGFLKNDKASGRPVDPVVAADGAMLLSDDGAGKVWRIQYVGQ
- a CDS encoding F390 synthetase-related protein translates to MAERLDRLTVLGHALGEGRLMFRDRAALRRHQDRQARAHLRWVAAHSPFTARRFLDAGLALSQWRELPPVDKAGMMAAFDTLNTADLRLSDVLAVARRAEDTRDFTPTLPTPRGPVTVGLSSGTGGNAGAFVVSRAERLQWAGVVLRHLLPGFPLGLLRKQRVAFLLRADGGLYRSVGSARLDFRFLDLLRPLDELAAELSADQPTLLIGPPSVLRALLDAGATAQPERVVSVAEVLEDDDRAALERGFGPVVQVYQATEGLLGLPCPHGHLHLNEAHVHFDFEAVGDGYLRPVLTDLRRATQPMVRHRLDDLLLLSDGCSCGLAARRVLRVAGRQDDALNLPGGAGRVTVWPDFLRGAMNRVPGLREYRVEQTGAADLSVMLHPLTPETRPEACVQVRRALERSGADATQVRVIAGPLAPTPPGVKRRRVQRLWKGGVP
- the aroA gene encoding 3-phosphoshikimate 1-carboxyvinyltransferase; this translates as MSPDGLPEAFDVLVHPARGLSGELRAQPSKNYTTRYLLAAALAGGETRVVGVATSEDAGAMLRCLEAWGAGVSLVGEDAVIRGFGASPRAGVTLNPGNAGAVARFLMGVAALTTDTTLITDYPDSLGKRPQADLLEALERLGARVNSHGGRLPVTISGPVQGGMVEVSAERSSQYASALIFLGPLLPRGLDLRLTGQIKSHAPLRQTLDTLGAFGVSYSASEDLSRVSIPGGQTYRAGRVAVPGDYPGSAAILAAAALLLGEVRLDNLREHDLQGEREAVAVLRDMGADIVREGDTLIVHGGQPLCAVTRDGDGFTDAVQALTAAAALAQGTTTWENVSTLRLKECDRISDTRRELQRLGIGAEETADSLSVTGAARIAGGVTADGHGDHRMIMLLTLLGLKADAPIRITGAHHIRKSYPLFFRHLETLGARFDYLPTDTP
- a CDS encoding 3-oxoacyl-ACP synthase III family protein encodes the protein MNQPLGLHVRSTAQALPARVVPTAEAAALCGVAPEVAVKRTGVHERRWLSGDETALTLGAQAAREAVAAAGLDLAQIDTLLNASGSQLQPIPDGAALLARELGLRGAATYSLHGTCLSFLLALNHAALLIGAGQARHVLIISSEAGSPGLNVRQPESALLIGDGAAAVVVGPAEREGQGVHAMRVATYPEGADHTRIRGGGSLLTPRHPDAVPDDFTFDMHGLSVLRLASQVVPDFLEGLRPGLSTGLPGIDRVVPHQASAAGLDLMRRYGWPAERTEVTLTHLGNVIAASLPLTLHQARSSGRVKAGDTLLLVGTGAGLIAGGMILRL
- a CDS encoding uridine kinase — translated: MKLLGGLAARLDTQPAHPVLRVAVDGVDGAGKSTFADELAASLRELGREVIRVSADDFHHPRAMRYRLGRDSPAGFYRDSYDHAGLRRTLLDPLGPGGSLRYRTAILDVISDQPLFEPEQIARPGSLLIVDGLFLHRPELRGLWDDSIFLRVDFAVSVPRGAARGPGFGSPDPEAESNRRYIGGNRLYFRETQPEKWAGVVVDNNDLKAPFIVCDAAGS
- a CDS encoding MarR family winged helix-turn-helix transcriptional regulator, whose protein sequence is MKNAPTAALLTRIERDWRTARPDLNPEPMLTVIAVQRTSGLLQAELEAFFAGHGLSPAAFDVLATLRRSAPPEGLTLGELAALMAVTPPAVTKRVDALNVRGLLDRLPDAADRRAIRARLTAAGREVVDALLPQHLTHEERLLAGLSAGERQTLRTLLGRIRAD